One segment of Virgibacillus doumboii DNA contains the following:
- a CDS encoding SurA N-terminal domain-containing protein produces the protein MKKFIMLLMAVSLAAVLAACNGDDSAENKEDNKDKQAEQASKPVEITDEEKVKEDKVVVKINGNDIKGKEYNDAYAQTKGMMSQYNQDVSDKKKLKDQTLNMIIQQELLKQDAKKQGIEVTDKEVKSEFDKVKSQNKEQFESTLKQLHLTEEAYKDQLAFSLTLEKYVDSQLNTKVTDKEIQSYYDQLKKQNEAASEDKKQEMPKLEEIKDQIKSQLIKQKENQQLQAKIQKLKDQAEIKKMI, from the coding sequence ATGAAAAAATTCATAATGCTATTAATGGCAGTAAGCTTAGCAGCCGTATTAGCAGCATGTAACGGTGATGACTCCGCTGAAAACAAAGAAGACAATAAGGATAAACAAGCCGAACAGGCTTCAAAACCGGTTGAAATAACTGATGAAGAGAAGGTTAAAGAAGACAAAGTAGTCGTTAAAATAAATGGTAATGACATTAAAGGTAAGGAGTACAATGATGCCTATGCACAGACAAAAGGCATGATGAGTCAATATAACCAGGATGTCAGTGATAAGAAAAAGCTGAAAGATCAAACACTTAATATGATTATCCAGCAGGAACTCCTGAAACAGGATGCTAAAAAACAAGGCATTGAAGTAACGGACAAAGAGGTAAAGTCTGAATTTGATAAAGTCAAGTCTCAAAATAAAGAGCAGTTTGAGTCGACCTTAAAACAATTACATTTAACAGAAGAAGCGTACAAAGACCAACTGGCTTTCTCGTTGACGCTGGAAAAATATGTTGACAGTCAACTGAATACTAAAGTAACTGATAAGGAAATACAGTCATATTACGATCAGTTGAAAAAACAAAATGAAGCAGCATCTGAAGATAAGAAGCAGGAAATGCCGAAGTTGGAAGAAATTAAGGATCAAATTAAATCACAATTGATAAAGCAGAAAGAGAATCAGCAGCTTCAGGCGAAGATTCAAAAACTGAAAGACCAGGCTGAGATTAAAAAAATGATTTAA
- a CDS encoding YbaN family protein encodes MKQITKVLLIIAGSISLGLGILGILLPLIPTTPLLLLAAACYVRSSDRLYDWLITNKYFGSYIVNYRQGKGIPLKAKVMGVTLIWISIGYTIVFVIPLVMVKVLLFGIAAYFSWFILKQKTLQKAER; translated from the coding sequence ATGAAACAAATAACAAAGGTACTTTTAATTATAGCTGGGTCGATTTCTTTAGGATTAGGGATTTTAGGCATTCTTCTGCCGCTTATTCCTACTACTCCTTTATTGCTTTTGGCAGCTGCATGCTATGTCAGAAGTTCAGATCGACTATATGACTGGCTGATAACCAATAAATATTTTGGATCATATATTGTGAATTACCGACAAGGAAAAGGAATTCCATTAAAAGCAAAAGTAATGGGTGTAACACTGATATGGATTTCCATAGGTTATACAATCGTTTTTGTTATACCGTTAGTCATGGTTAAAGTTCTGCTATTTGGTATCGCGGCATATTTTTCATGGTTTATTTTAAAACAAAAAACACTGCAAAAAGCAGAAAGATAG
- a CDS encoding alpha/beta hydrolase — MKKRQIMGAVFLFAVLTSIMLIIYVPKEIHSEHYKGSPAVFVHGYKGTYNSFGNLLNRFENKYNWGNKALVYRVSPEGKVNVYNLNKGKQEPSFVQVIFENNRASFADTAEWLSLVMAHMKDTYQINTVNLVGHSMGGLVSLKFIEDYQDPERYPRVTKFIAIGSPFDGIYNEQYFTIHRDAGATDLKPDSLALQLLRMNKEMIPEDLEVLSIGSTSDLVAVPESVQSLRHIIGEDQLQEIMIEDKTLGHSELHENAQVDKLIHSFLQSGNASDSITY; from the coding sequence TTGAAAAAGAGACAAATAATGGGAGCAGTATTCCTTTTTGCTGTACTAACAAGTATTATGCTTATTATTTATGTACCAAAGGAGATACATTCTGAACACTACAAAGGGAGTCCGGCAGTATTTGTTCATGGATATAAAGGGACATATAATTCGTTTGGCAATTTACTGAACAGGTTCGAAAATAAGTATAACTGGGGTAATAAAGCGTTGGTGTACCGGGTTTCACCGGAAGGAAAAGTGAATGTATATAATCTGAATAAAGGAAAGCAGGAACCATCCTTTGTCCAGGTTATTTTTGAAAATAACCGGGCAAGTTTTGCTGATACAGCTGAATGGCTGTCATTGGTAATGGCACATATGAAAGATACATATCAGATTAATACAGTTAATCTGGTTGGTCATTCAATGGGCGGACTCGTGTCACTGAAATTTATAGAAGATTACCAGGACCCTGAGAGGTATCCGCGTGTTACTAAATTTATTGCAATCGGGAGCCCGTTTGACGGGATTTACAATGAGCAATATTTTACAATTCATCGTGACGCCGGAGCAACTGATCTCAAACCTGATTCACTTGCATTGCAATTGCTGCGGATGAATAAAGAAATGATTCCTGAAGACCTTGAGGTATTGAGTATAGGCAGTACCAGTGATCTTGTGGCGGTGCCGGAAAGTGTCCAATCATTGCGGCATATTATAGGAGAAGATCAACTGCAGGAAATAATGATAGAAGATAAAACACTTGGGCATAGTGAGCTGCATGAAAATGCTCAGGTTGATAAACTCATTCATTCATTTTTGCAATCAGGAAATGCATCAGATAGTATAACTTATTAA
- the murB gene encoding UDP-N-acetylmuramate dehydrogenase: MENHHHMYDKLTRITPEKNVMVNEQLKNHMYTRLGGQADFFVTPETYEQVQEVVKLAAKKDVPFTLLGNGSNLIIKDGGIRGIVLNLNQLTNITTDGTTIVAQSGARIIDVSREALSRKLTGLEFSCGIPGSVGGALFMNAGAYGGEIKDVLESAVVIDRNGDLFSLPAEDLDLEYRSSNIPEKGYIVLEATFSLKSGNYDEINEVMEDLTFKRESKQPLEYPSCGSVFKRPPGYFAGKLIQDSGLQGKQIGGAQVSLKHAGFIVNRDNASAEEYISLIHFVQNTVKEKYGVNLEREVKIIGDD, encoded by the coding sequence GTGGAAAATCATCATCATATGTACGACAAATTAACCAGAATTACACCTGAGAAAAATGTGATGGTTAATGAACAGTTGAAAAATCATATGTATACCCGTTTGGGCGGGCAGGCTGATTTTTTTGTCACACCAGAAACATATGAGCAAGTACAGGAAGTCGTTAAATTGGCTGCCAAAAAAGATGTTCCGTTTACGCTGCTTGGGAACGGTTCAAATTTAATTATAAAAGACGGTGGAATTCGTGGGATTGTACTGAATTTAAACCAGCTGACAAACATAACAACAGATGGTACGACGATTGTAGCGCAAAGTGGTGCGAGGATTATCGATGTATCCAGAGAAGCGTTATCCAGAAAACTAACCGGTCTTGAATTTTCCTGCGGGATACCAGGGTCCGTCGGTGGCGCATTATTTATGAATGCGGGTGCATATGGCGGAGAAATTAAGGACGTATTGGAAAGTGCTGTTGTCATTGACCGTAATGGTGATTTATTTTCATTACCCGCAGAAGATCTTGATTTGGAATATCGTTCAAGCAATATCCCTGAAAAAGGATACATTGTATTGGAAGCGACTTTTTCACTGAAGTCCGGAAACTACGATGAAATTAATGAAGTCATGGAAGATCTTACGTTTAAACGGGAGTCCAAACAGCCCCTGGAATATCCATCATGCGGGAGTGTATTTAAGCGGCCACCGGGATATTTTGCCGGGAAATTGATTCAGGACAGTGGCCTTCAGGGAAAACAAATCGGCGGGGCACAGGTATCACTGAAACATGCTGGGTTTATTGTGAACAGGGATAATGCATCTGCGGAGGAATATATTAGTTTGATTCATTTTGTTCAAAATACGGTAAAAGAAAAATATGGTGTCAACCTTGAACGTGAAGTAAAAATAATTGGTGATGATTAG